ACCGCCCCCCAGGACGTACAGCTTGCCGCCGACCGCCTGGACCGCGTCGGCGAGGATGGCCACTTCGATCTCGGGTCTCGGACCGTACAGCGTCATGCCCACCAGCCTAGGTGGAGCCCTGCGCCTCGACCACGTCGGCGGCCCCCGTTCTCGTGACGGTTGGGCCGGATCATTCCGGCGAACCGTCACGAGAACGGTGAGATAGGGAGCGTTTGCCGAGATCCATGCCTCCAACGTCGCCTAGTCTCCACCGGATGAACTGGTACAAGGACGCGATCGTCTACGAGGCCCACATCCGGTCGTTTCGAGACGCGGACGGCAACGGGTTCGGCGACTTCGCAGGGCTGACCTCCAAACTCGACTACCTCTGCGACCTCGGCATCACGGCCATCTGGCTACTGCCCTTCTACCCGTCGCCGCTTCGAGACGACGGGTACGACGTCTCCGATTTCAGAGCGGTCGATCCCCGCTACGGAACGCTCGAGGACTTTTGCGGCTTCCTCGACCAAGCCCACCGAAGGGGCCTGCGGGTCATCACCGAAATGATCGTCAACCACACTTCGGATCAGCACCCCTGGTTCCAGCGGGCCCGTCATGCACCCCCCGGATCGGCCGAACGGGACTTCTACGTGTGGAGCGACACGCCGGATCGCTGCCGGAACGCACGCATCATCTTCACCGATTCCGAGACGTCGAACTGGACGTGGGATCCGGTGGCGGGCGCCTACTACTGGCACCGCTTCTTCTCCCATCAGCCCGATCTCAACTACGACAATCCCACAGTGCGGGCCGAGGTCCTCGAGATCATGGATTTCTGGCTCGACATAGGTGTCGACGGCCTGCGCCTCGACGCCGTCCCCTACCTCCACGAACGGGAAGGGACCAACTGCGAGAACCTTCCCGAGACGCACGCCGAACTCAAAGCCATCCGCGCACATCTGGACTCCCGCTACAAAGACCGCCTGCTGCTCGCCGAGGCGAACCAATGGCCCGAGGACGCAGCAGCGTATTTCGGCGACGGCGACGAGCTCCACATGAACTACCACTTCCCCCTGATGCCCCGCCTGTTCCTGGCCCTCGCACGGGGTGAGCGCGCGCCGATCGAATGGATCCTCGATCGCACTCCCGAGATCCCGCCGTCGGCTCAGTGGGGAATCTTCGTGCGCAACCACGACGAGCTGACCCTCGAGATGGTTACCGAGCAGGAACGCTGCGAGATGTACGGCTACTACGCCAAAGATCCCAGGGCCAAGCTCAACATCGGCATTCGCCGGCGCCTCGCCCCCCTGCTCGACAACGACCCACGCAAACTACGCCTGATGCTTTCGCTCCTGTTCGGCCTGCCCGGCACCCCGTTTCTCTACTACGGCGACGAGATCGGCATGGGCGACAACCTCGACCTTCCCGACCGCGACGGCCTCCGCACACCGATGCAGTGGGACGACGGTCCCAACGCC
The DNA window shown above is from Gammaproteobacteria bacterium and carries:
- the treS gene encoding maltose alpha-D-glucosyltransferase; the protein is MPPTSPSLHRMNWYKDAIVYEAHIRSFRDADGNGFGDFAGLTSKLDYLCDLGITAIWLLPFYPSPLRDDGYDVSDFRAVDPRYGTLEDFCGFLDQAHRRGLRVITEMIVNHTSDQHPWFQRARHAPPGSAERDFYVWSDTPDRCRNARIIFTDSETSNWTWDPVAGAYYWHRFFSHQPDLNYDNPTVRAEVLEIMDFWLDIGVDGLRLDAVPYLHEREGTNCENLPETHAELKAIRAHLDSRYKDRLLLAEANQWPEDAAAYFGDGDELHMNYHFPLMPRLFLALARGERAPIEWILDRTPEIPPSAQWGIFVRNHDELTLEMVTEQERCEMYGYYAKDPRAKLNIGIRRRLAPLLDNDPRKLRLMLSLLFGLPGTPFLYYGDEIGMGDNLDLPDRDGLRTPMQWDDGPNAGFSDADPSALYTPVIDDPEYGYRTLNVAESLNDHSSLLNWTRKTIAVRRRHPAFGRGDVEWLQPADPALLAYVLTHDDDAVLVVANLSDRTATMPLPQPGTDLLTGEPTGAGELSLPPYGSRWLSVIRPPEDDEAA